The DNA sequence AGCTCGGCGTCTCACCGCTCCATCGGAGAAACGGGATCGGAACGCATCTGATGGAAGACGCGCTGCGGAGAGCGGCCGAGTCGAACGTAAAGACCGTCTGGCTCGAGCTGAGAGCGAGCAACCTCGAGGGACGCGCGTTTTACGAACGGCTCGAGTTCAGTCACGAGTACACGAGACCGAACTACTACACGAACGGCGAAACGGCGCTGATCATGGTGCGGCGCCTGGGCGATTCATGAGCGTAGGCGACGCCGCGCCACGTGCGCGATGGCGGAGCGCGCTCCCGTGGATCTTCGCTCTCGGCTGGGCCGGCTGGGGCATGACCGCGCTCGACCAGTACGGCCCCAACTGGGATGAGTCGCTCGGCGATCTCTTCTTCGGCCAGCGCTACGTCTCCTTCTGGACATCCTTCGACGGCCGGTACCTCGACTTCGTGAGCGATCCCTACGGGGAGAGCGTCGTACCCGATCTCCGCTCGAGCCCGCTACGGATCGCTCCGCATCAGCACTACCCCGTCATGGCAACCGGAGCGATGGCGTTCGTCAGTCTGGTCCGGCCGGCTGGATTGTTCGCGAGCTCGTTCGACGCCGTGCACGCGTTCGTCCTTCTGGTCGCCGCGCTGCTGATCGTCGCGATGTTCCGCTGGGTTGAGCGACATGCGGGGATGGTCGCGGCGTCCTCGGCGGTGCTCCTTCTCATGCTCTCGCCACGGGTCGCGTATCACTCGCTCGTCAACCTGAA is a window from the Acidobacteriota bacterium genome containing:
- the rimI gene encoding ribosomal protein S18-alanine N-acetyltransferase — its product is MAPAELRIRDARPEDLAEITRLEAICFPSPWPRQFFESELVAPGRFSRVVDSGDALVGYLFAMIVFDELHVNKLGVSPLHRRNGIGTHLMEDALRRAAESNVKTVWLELRASNLEGRAFYERLEFSHEYTRPNYYTNGETALIMVRRLGDS